The DNA window ACTAACCTCCCCTAACAGCCGAGATAATAAAACTATGTGTATCCTCTAGAAAATTTTCTATCTCTTCTCTTGAGTCCATACCATCAAAAACTATCTTCACAAGTATATGCATTAAAGAACTTAGTATGAGGTTAGTTATTATCGTAGAAAGATTATCTAATGACATATCCCTTCTAACTTCACCTTCTTCAATACCCTTCTGAAGAAGAAGTCTAATTCTATCCGTTACTCTGGCAGTATCTCTTCTCCTCTTATTAAAGTCATCACCATTCCTAACCCTATACATACTCATAAACATCATCTTGTAGAAGTTCAGGTTCTCAAACATAAAGTTAGCATTCTTTCGTATTATATCAGCAAGGTTCTCTCTAAAACTCTTACTCTCATCAATCTCATAGTTCTGTATAGCCTTTTCAACTATGTAGTCTATTGAATTCACAAGCAAATCTTCTTTACTACTAAAATATAAATATATCGTTCCTTTCGCAACTCCACTTCTTTCAGCAATTTCATCAACCTTAGTCTCGTGAAAGCCTTTCCCTGCAAACAACTCAATAGCAGATTTTATTATCCTCTCTCTCACTCCCTCTGGCATACCTCCCTCTTACTGACTGGTCAGTATAATAATATAATCTTCACACAAAGTATTGTCAAATCCTAAAATTCAACAAAAGGAAAACTGAAAACTACGATAGCAATCAACAATTAATCAAAAATCTGACTTTTTTGAAAACTTTGAAACCAAAGGAACTTTGTTATACAATAATTAGGTAATAAAACATATGGAGGTATGAATATGTCAAAACACCTAGAGACACACTTAAAGAATGAAGAACTATACAAAAGGATAACCAGTTATACTGAAGTTGATGAAGCTAAGGCAGTCGGTCTTTATCCTTATTTTAGGCCTATTGAAGAGACACACACAAATGAGGTATACATAAACGGTAAGAAGTATCTGATGCTTGGTTCAAACGCATATTTAGGTCTCACCAATGATCCAAGAGTGATAGAAGCAGCTGTTGAAGCAACTAGGAAGTTTGGCACTGGAAATGCAGGATCAAGATTCTTGAATGGGACTCTCAAGATACACGAGGAACTAGAAGAAAAACTGGCAAAGTTTGTTAATAAGGAAGCAGCTCTTCTTACAAGCACTGGATATATGGCTAATCTAGTTGCGATAGCAGGACTTTTAGGACCTGGTGACGCTGTTATAACTGACAAACTTGACCACGCAAGCATCATAGATGCTTGTAAGCAGTCAGGCGCTAAAATGTATAGGTTCGCACATAATAATATTGAACACCTAAAGAGAGTTCTTGAGAAAGTTGAAGAGAAAGCAAAACTCGTTGTTGTAGATGGTGTTTTTAGTATGGAAGGAGATATAGCAGACTTACCTAATATTGTTGAAGTGTGTAAGAAATACAATGCTTGGATAATGGTTGATGATGCACACGGAATGGGAGTTCTAGGTGGTAAATACGGACAAGGAACAGTCCATCACTTCGGACTTGACGATGAAGTTGATATCATAATGTCAACGTTCAGTAAAAGTTTTGCATCAATTGGTGGCTTTGTTGCTGGTAGTGAGAGGCTAATAAACTATCTCAAACACAAAGCAAGAGCGTTGATATTTAGTGCTAGTCCTTCACCAGCAACAGTAGGAACTGTAAGTAAAGTGATTGACATTATATACGAAGAACCGTATAGGATTGAAAGACTTTGGCAGATAACACACAAGATGTTAAAAGCTTTCAAAGAAATGGGCTATGATACAGGAACATCCTGCAC is part of the Spirochaetota bacterium genome and encodes:
- a CDS encoding pyridoxal phosphate-dependent aminotransferase family protein; translated protein: MSKHLETHLKNEELYKRITSYTEVDEAKAVGLYPYFRPIEETHTNEVYINGKKYLMLGSNAYLGLTNDPRVIEAAVEATRKFGTGNAGSRFLNGTLKIHEELEEKLAKFVNKEAALLTSTGYMANLVAIAGLLGPGDAVITDKLDHASIIDACKQSGAKMYRFAHNNIEHLKRVLEKVEEKAKLVVVDGVFSMEGDIADLPNIVEVCKKYNAWIMVDDAHGMGVLGGKYGQGTVHHFGLDDEVDIIMSTFSKSFASIGGFVAGSERLINYLKHKARALIFSASPSPATVGTVSKVIDIIYEEPYRIERLWQITHKMLKAFKEMGYDTGTSCTPIIPLKINNFEKTLKFWRALSDEGIFVNPVLPPAVPPSETIIRTSYMATHTDEQLDWALTIFEKHGKALGIVNSHAKVDSV
- a CDS encoding TetR/AcrR family transcriptional regulator: MPEGVRERIIKSAIELFAGKGFHETKVDEIAERSGVAKGTIYLYFSSKEDLLVNSIDYIVEKAIQNYEIDESKSFRENLADIIRKNANFMFENLNFYKMMFMSMYRVRNGDDFNKRRRDTARVTDRIRLLLQKGIEEGEVRRDMSLDNLSTIITNLILSSLMHILVKIVFDGMDSREEIENFLEDTHSFIISAVRGG